From one Caldithrix abyssi DSM 13497 genomic stretch:
- a CDS encoding IS1634 family transposase produces the protein MFVKVSRSKRNNKVHETLQIAESYRDSNGKVRHRILLHLGPTDKFIKKDVDTLINGLLRAKGLTLQDLDSNIDNVKAFGQIWALVHLWKELKMSQIIARQKEKSGIKFDLEAHLKSLIFNRLDDPSSKLKLLTWLETVYIPGINKDDIRYEYLLRAMDFLIAHKEKIETQLANRLLDLFNQDLKVCFYDLTSSYFEAENSLVEGDIRQFGYSRDHRGDREQIVIGVVMTGDGIPIAHYVFPGNKADRSTLQEMLNDIRRRFKVKDIQLVADKGLLSNDNLWHLIQQGYEFILGESVRQSKDVKSVIKEANAHKEATGETIYERLTEREIKSKDGKKEKIKLRYVASYNAATALKRYKNRINRINEFLELSEEIKKKEINTEDKYHQIKSVLSRKRLSRFFNVELTEDTIEIHKQDEVLSEEEKSDGWFIVISNAHDLSKSELIARYKDLKYVEHGFYELKHSLNLRPNFHWTEKRIRAHVMVCFLAFQMAVLFEKRLSGIKLSWQRAMESLRRVVVVEWENEGRRRKGLSRVHGEQLEIFQEIGSSKPTLLSL, from the coding sequence ATGTTTGTTAAGGTAAGTCGATCCAAAAGAAATAACAAAGTCCATGAGACTTTACAAATCGCTGAGTCCTACAGAGACTCAAATGGAAAAGTACGCCATCGAATCTTGCTGCATTTAGGCCCTACCGACAAATTCATCAAAAAAGACGTAGACACGCTTATCAACGGACTTTTAAGGGCTAAGGGGTTAACTTTACAGGACTTAGATAGCAATATTGATAATGTCAAGGCCTTCGGTCAAATCTGGGCGCTTGTCCATTTATGGAAAGAGCTTAAAATGAGCCAGATTATTGCCAGGCAAAAGGAAAAAAGCGGAATAAAGTTTGATCTTGAAGCTCATTTAAAAAGTCTGATATTTAACCGCCTGGATGATCCTTCTTCCAAACTAAAACTACTCACCTGGTTAGAAACCGTTTATATTCCGGGTATCAACAAAGACGACATTCGTTATGAGTATCTTTTAAGAGCGATGGATTTTCTAATAGCTCATAAGGAAAAGATTGAAACCCAACTTGCTAATCGTTTACTAGATCTGTTTAATCAGGATCTAAAGGTTTGTTTTTATGATTTAACATCAAGCTACTTTGAAGCCGAAAACTCATTGGTAGAAGGCGATATTCGTCAGTTTGGTTATAGTCGTGACCACCGCGGAGATAGAGAACAGATCGTAATTGGCGTGGTGATGACCGGAGATGGTATTCCTATAGCCCATTACGTCTTCCCTGGCAATAAGGCTGATCGCTCTACCTTGCAAGAGATGCTCAATGATATTCGCAGGCGATTTAAGGTAAAAGATATCCAGCTGGTGGCAGACAAAGGTTTATTAAGCAATGACAATCTCTGGCATTTAATCCAACAAGGTTATGAGTTTATTCTTGGAGAGAGTGTTCGTCAGAGCAAGGATGTCAAATCGGTTATAAAAGAAGCCAATGCGCATAAAGAGGCGACTGGTGAGACGATCTATGAGCGCCTAACGGAGCGTGAAATCAAGTCAAAAGATGGTAAAAAGGAAAAGATAAAACTTCGTTATGTGGCCAGTTACAATGCCGCCACGGCATTAAAGCGCTATAAAAATCGCATCAATCGTATTAATGAATTTTTAGAGCTGTCAGAAGAGATTAAGAAAAAGGAAATAAACACAGAAGATAAATATCATCAAATAAAGAGTGTATTATCAAGAAAACGTTTAAGTCGTTTCTTTAATGTTGAATTAACAGAAGATACGATAGAGATTCATAAGCAAGATGAGGTATTATCAGAAGAAGAAAAGAGCGACGGTTGGTTTATAGTGATAAGCAATGCTCATGACCTGAGTAAATCAGAACTCATAGCGCGCTATAAAGATTTAAAATATGTGGAGCATGGTTTTTACGAATTAAAGCATAGTTTGAATTTACGTCCCAATTTTCATTGGACAGAGAAGCGTATCAGGGCTCATGTGATGGTGTGTTTTCTTGCATTCCAGATGGCGGTATTGTTTGAGAAGCGTTTGAGTGGCATAAAATTAAGTTGGCAGCGTGCTATGGAGAGCCTGCGTCGAGTCGTGGTTGTAGAATGGGAAAATGAAGGGAGACGTCGTAAAGGATTATCCAGAGTGCATGGCGAACAATTGGAAATATTTCAGGAGATAGGCAGCAGCAAGCCAACGCTTTTATCTTTG
- a CDS encoding M20/M25/M40 family metallo-hydrolase: MKSFLLIFCVALIFSATHAQTISVADLLNQVSKDSLTIHVNQLAEAGGYFSRVNYTPGNQFTVQYLEKYFRSLPGIDSVAVDTFYIYSAQSPYNSKPVMNVIAIKEGAVYPDELVICGGHYDASGSHENNWSSAWQTIKAQGADDNASGVAAIMELARILSDPQNDVATKRTIKFIAFGAEEYHPAHQEVHHAGSLWDADRTQKANQNLYGALILDMIGYNPNTNYCEVISNDQSMWMTDAIYDNLQQHVPALTMNNVPVDVPYSDHQSYQDFGYSAILLMENDRPWNDHYPYYISNPYYHSTGDKPETVNFDQVKLVTQLSLATLLGYAGIDTATSMDDHKNKLLADGLELKTFPNPFNARLTISFRTNGQPLTIDIFNARGQLVERLVNPQFDS; encoded by the coding sequence ATGAAATCTTTTTTGTTGATCTTTTGTGTTGCGCTCATCTTTTCTGCAACGCATGCGCAAACCATCTCTGTGGCTGACCTTTTGAACCAGGTGTCTAAAGATTCGCTAACCATCCATGTCAATCAACTTGCCGAGGCCGGCGGTTATTTCTCGCGTGTTAATTATACGCCAGGCAACCAATTTACCGTCCAGTATCTGGAAAAATATTTCCGATCGTTGCCAGGGATTGACTCGGTCGCTGTAGATACGTTTTATATTTACAGCGCCCAGTCCCCTTACAATTCCAAACCGGTCATGAATGTAATCGCCATTAAAGAAGGCGCCGTTTACCCTGATGAACTGGTGATTTGCGGCGGGCACTATGACGCCAGCGGTAGTCACGAAAACAACTGGAGCAGCGCCTGGCAAACCATCAAGGCGCAGGGCGCGGACGACAATGCCAGCGGGGTGGCGGCCATCATGGAGCTGGCGCGCATCCTGTCCGATCCACAAAATGATGTCGCCACCAAAAGAACCATCAAGTTCATCGCTTTTGGCGCAGAAGAATACCACCCGGCACATCAAGAGGTACACCATGCCGGCAGTTTGTGGGACGCTGATCGCACCCAAAAAGCAAATCAAAACCTGTACGGCGCCTTAATCCTGGATATGATCGGCTACAATCCCAACACCAATTATTGTGAAGTCATCTCAAACGACCAATCAATGTGGATGACTGACGCTATTTACGACAACCTGCAACAACATGTGCCCGCTTTAACCATGAACAATGTGCCCGTTGATGTTCCCTACAGCGATCATCAATCTTATCAGGACTTTGGTTACTCCGCCATTTTGCTCATGGAAAACGACCGCCCGTGGAATGATCACTATCCTTACTACATCTCAAACCCATACTATCATTCAACCGGCGACAAACCAGAGACCGTAAATTTTGATCAGGTAAAATTGGTAACGCAACTGTCTCTGGCCACGCTGCTGGGCTATGCAGGGATCGATACCGCCACTTCGATGGATGATCATAAAAATAAACTTTTAGCAGATGGTCTGGAATTAAAAACATTTCCGAATCCATTTAATGCCCGCTTAACCATTTCATTTAGAACGAATGGTCAACCGCTTACCATTGATATTTTTAATGCCCGGGGGCAATTAGTAGAACGGTTGGTCAATCCCCAGTTTGACAGTTAA
- a CDS encoding PorV/PorQ family protein, whose product MKIKYLFVILLIIGTVFSSVRAKEFAPVGTAAAQFLEIAQDARGTGMGQAYTALVFDASSVFWNPAGIVGVNGKGIFLGYNQWVADINFGSFSFAWNFGSAGAIAISGVYLFTSDMDVTTVMQPEGTGETFSLNNHSFGLTYARKLTDKLAFGITLKSVREYYYSYGYTTWAFDVGTVYHTGFRGLKIGMSIQHFGPEVRYNSSYIDYSNPRSYVDGNPVRFDKFSLPVNFRVGFGMNVFQEENQKLLVAGDMVHSNNNLEFYNLGLEYAFKNRFFLRGGYRINLDEGGLTLGLGVKFPWLDGKNGAIDYSFADRGIFNGIHRFSIGFDL is encoded by the coding sequence ATGAAAATAAAATACCTTTTTGTCATATTGCTCATTATAGGAACCGTCTTTAGTTCTGTAAGGGCTAAAGAATTTGCGCCCGTGGGCACTGCTGCGGCTCAGTTTCTGGAGATCGCTCAGGACGCCCGCGGAACCGGTATGGGCCAGGCATATACGGCGCTTGTTTTTGACGCCAGCTCCGTTTTCTGGAATCCCGCTGGTATTGTTGGCGTAAATGGGAAAGGCATCTTTCTGGGATACAATCAATGGGTAGCAGACATCAACTTCGGAAGTTTCTCGTTCGCCTGGAATTTTGGCTCCGCCGGCGCCATTGCCATAAGCGGCGTGTATCTCTTTACGTCGGATATGGACGTAACCACCGTTATGCAGCCCGAAGGCACCGGAGAGACCTTCAGCCTGAACAACCACTCCTTCGGCCTGACTTATGCGCGCAAATTAACCGATAAGCTGGCCTTCGGCATAACCTTAAAATCAGTACGTGAATATTACTATTCCTACGGGTACACAACCTGGGCATTTGATGTGGGGACTGTTTATCATACGGGGTTCCGGGGCTTAAAAATTGGCATGTCAATTCAACACTTCGGGCCAGAGGTTCGCTATAATTCATCTTACATCGACTACAGTAACCCTCGCTCTTACGTGGATGGTAATCCGGTTCGCTTTGACAAATTTTCGCTGCCGGTTAACTTCCGCGTGGGCTTCGGAATGAATGTCTTTCAAGAAGAAAATCAGAAATTGTTGGTAGCCGGCGACATGGTGCACTCCAACAATAATCTCGAATTTTACAACCTGGGGCTAGAATATGCCTTCAAAAACAGATTCTTTTTGCGCGGCGGATACCGCATTAATCTGGACGAAGGCGGATTGACCCTGGGACTTGGCGTTAAATTTCCATGGCTTGACGGCAAAAACGGCGCCATCGACTATTCATTCGCCGACCGCGGAATATTCAACGGCATCCACCGCTTTTCCATTGGCTTTGACCTGTAA
- a CDS encoding TonB-dependent receptor has protein sequence MKRFLPLMFLFFLPHLLLAGVTGKIAGIITDATTGEPLPGVNVILKGTSMGAASDMQGYYVILNIPPGTYTLEASFVGYKNVVVNEVVVNVDLTTRIDIKMEETTLETSEAITVIASRPMIRKDEVSTRHFVSSQDMELQPITSFKEAAQFQPGVVGTHFRGGRAGEVLVLIDGIPVRDPAGTYSGSFGGFTSDVPKLGIEQMEVSLGGFSAEYGNVQSGILNLALKEGSKDFSGRLRFSAKPGFGATTSFTEHGYRFKLLQPLENYYEGSITGPLYKNKISFSASAQIIDQNQGFYPNENSYKQNYQGKLTFKFSPNLKLSVGTVINRNEWDNFYFPASKYGPGPNYQKDTYYKGVRSGTDTLEVYRYVFDKNLYGKIETKNESGLFDSTAYNVVKTYYMAGMQEYLWHNKQASNLFYLTWTHSLSAKTFYEIRLNSFYSNYHYATRDIEDRDGDGDRNEDLEWDISKPGPHPIYREREDNFWWLRGDDPGYRDQKSWTQTLKADLVSQINSNHLLKGGVQLDYHTTKVENISWTLGVGIYRYDVWTQNSLDFGAYIQDKIEYQGIIGLVGLRFDAFDPNGLYDDIYYPADYANPFITVGPDGIPILQNPKKASIKYQFSPRIGISHPITEKSILHFTYGHYFQRPDGYFLYRNHYLQSLTKVGNYVGNPDLSPEKTVAYEIGVEQQIGNDYKITLTGYYKDITNLMNYYKYVARSVGDRELNVYMNADYGNSKGFEVTFSRRMGKFFGGNLNYTYSIAKGRSSSASGGANSWNSVKRMNYLSFDQTHTVNAILNFRTPEDFGTLIGSFHPFGNWMVSMLFKYGSGLPYSSYGTDRINDKRMPATHNLDLKLMKELRFSARYGMRLFVDVFNVYDRHNVRFIGDNQYYELGDPNDPTIKGDPSVIWREADGSYVRTPLAYSPGRYIRLGFELFF, from the coding sequence ATGAAGCGTTTTTTACCTTTAATGTTTCTATTTTTCCTCCCGCACCTCCTGTTGGCAGGTGTGACGGGAAAAATAGCCGGAATTATCACTGATGCCACCACTGGCGAGCCACTTCCTGGAGTTAATGTCATTTTAAAAGGAACTTCCATGGGGGCTGCCAGCGATATGCAGGGCTATTACGTCATTCTTAACATCCCCCCCGGCACCTACACTTTAGAGGCTTCTTTTGTGGGCTACAAAAACGTTGTGGTAAACGAGGTCGTAGTTAATGTAGATCTTACCACGCGTATCGATATCAAAATGGAAGAAACGACCCTTGAAACATCCGAAGCCATAACGGTGATTGCCTCAAGGCCCATGATTCGCAAGGATGAGGTTTCTACCCGCCACTTTGTTTCTTCTCAGGATATGGAACTGCAACCGATTACTTCTTTTAAGGAAGCGGCTCAGTTTCAACCTGGCGTCGTTGGCACACACTTTCGTGGCGGTAGAGCCGGAGAAGTACTGGTATTAATCGATGGCATTCCGGTAAGAGACCCGGCCGGCACCTATTCCGGCAGCTTTGGCGGCTTTACCAGCGATGTGCCCAAATTAGGCATCGAACAGATGGAGGTATCGCTGGGCGGGTTCAGCGCCGAATATGGTAACGTGCAATCCGGTATTTTAAACCTTGCGTTAAAAGAAGGCTCGAAAGATTTCTCCGGAAGATTACGCTTTTCGGCCAAGCCCGGCTTTGGCGCAACCACTTCTTTTACGGAACACGGCTATCGCTTCAAACTTTTGCAGCCACTGGAAAATTACTATGAAGGAAGCATAACAGGGCCCCTTTATAAAAACAAAATTTCCTTTTCTGCCTCGGCACAAATCATCGATCAAAATCAAGGCTTTTACCCGAATGAAAATAGTTATAAACAAAACTATCAAGGAAAACTTACTTTTAAATTTTCTCCCAACCTGAAACTCTCCGTGGGTACGGTAATCAACCGAAACGAGTGGGACAATTTTTATTTCCCCGCATCCAAATACGGCCCCGGCCCTAATTATCAAAAAGACACCTACTACAAAGGCGTACGCTCCGGCACCGATACGCTCGAAGTTTACCGCTACGTATTTGACAAAAACTTATATGGTAAAATTGAAACCAAAAACGAAAGCGGCTTGTTCGATTCCACCGCATATAATGTCGTTAAAACCTATTACATGGCCGGCATGCAAGAATATTTATGGCACAATAAGCAGGCCAGCAATCTTTTTTATTTGACATGGACGCACTCTCTTAGCGCCAAAACGTTTTATGAAATTCGACTGAATTCTTTTTATTCCAACTATCACTACGCCACACGCGATATTGAAGACCGCGACGGCGACGGCGACCGGAACGAGGACCTGGAGTGGGATATTTCTAAACCCGGCCCACATCCCATTTATCGGGAAAGAGAAGATAATTTCTGGTGGCTGCGCGGCGACGATCCCGGATATCGCGATCAAAAATCGTGGACGCAAACCTTAAAGGCCGACCTGGTTAGTCAGATCAACTCAAACCACCTGTTAAAAGGCGGGGTCCAGCTGGATTACCACACCACCAAGGTCGAAAACATCAGCTGGACGCTGGGCGTGGGAATTTATCGCTATGACGTTTGGACGCAAAACAGCCTGGACTTTGGCGCTTACATCCAGGATAAGATCGAATATCAGGGCATTATAGGCCTGGTGGGCCTGCGCTTTGACGCCTTTGACCCCAATGGTTTGTATGACGATATTTATTATCCTGCCGATTATGCCAATCCTTTCATCACCGTCGGGCCCGACGGCATTCCCATTCTGCAAAACCCTAAAAAAGCTTCTATCAAATATCAGTTTAGTCCGCGTATCGGCATTTCTCATCCCATTACAGAAAAGAGCATCTTACATTTTACGTATGGCCACTATTTCCAACGACCCGACGGATACTTTTTGTATAGAAATCACTACCTGCAAAGCTTAACCAAAGTTGGCAATTATGTAGGAAATCCTGATTTGAGTCCGGAGAAAACCGTAGCTTACGAAATTGGCGTTGAGCAACAAATCGGCAATGATTACAAAATTACGCTGACCGGTTACTACAAAGATATCACCAATTTAATGAATTACTACAAATATGTGGCCCGCTCCGTCGGCGACCGAGAATTGAACGTTTACATGAATGCCGATTATGGCAATTCCAAAGGATTTGAAGTTACCTTTTCCAGACGCATGGGCAAATTTTTTGGCGGCAATTTGAACTACACTTATTCAATCGCCAAAGGAAGAAGCTCCAGCGCTTCGGGCGGGGCTAATTCATGGAATTCCGTAAAACGTATGAACTATTTGTCCTTCGATCAAACACACACAGTAAACGCCATTTTAAATTTCAGAACTCCGGAAGACTTTGGAACCCTTATTGGTTCCTTCCATCCTTTTGGTAACTGGATGGTCAGCATGCTTTTTAAATACGGCAGCGGCTTACCTTATTCTTCTTACGGCACAGACCGCATCAACGACAAACGGATGCCAGCCACGCATAACCTCGATTTAAAACTGATGAAAGAACTACGGTTTAGCGCGCGCTACGGAATGCGTTTATTTGTCGATGTGTTTAATGTGTACGATCGACATAATGTCCGATTTATCGGCGACAATCAATACTATGAGCTGGGCGATCCAAACGATCCGACCATTAAAGGCGATCCTTCTGTAATCTGGCGCGAAGCCGACGGCAGCTACGTCAGAACGCCTCTGGCATACTCTCCCGGCCGTTACATTCGCCTCGGATTTGAATTATTCTTTTAA